Proteins encoded within one genomic window of Prosthecochloris marina:
- a CDS encoding sulfite exporter TauE/SafE family protein — protein sequence MQESALIVMFLTGLAGGFGHCIGMCGPVVAAYSLGELRLKYLHHILYNIGRITTYMFMGAIVGLTGSFLVLTASIERIQTIIMIVAGISIIIMGIAIGGWIPVRKASRSATWLSSLIQKTMELFKGPRTAGTYYPMGIVLGFLPCGLTYTALLAAARASMEAENHLTGMLQGAFMLFFFGLGTAPALLLVGRVINYVGAKARDKLYKLASLIMILTGVYFVVKVL from the coding sequence ATGCAAGAAAGCGCTCTGATCGTCATGTTTCTCACCGGCCTTGCCGGAGGATTTGGTCACTGCATCGGAATGTGCGGGCCTGTTGTCGCCGCGTACTCTCTCGGTGAACTGAGGTTGAAATATCTGCACCATATTCTCTACAACATCGGCAGGATTACAACCTACATGTTCATGGGGGCGATTGTCGGGCTGACGGGATCGTTTCTTGTGCTGACGGCATCGATCGAAAGGATACAAACGATAATCATGATTGTGGCTGGGATTTCGATCATCATCATGGGCATTGCAATAGGAGGATGGATACCGGTTAGGAAAGCCTCACGAAGTGCTACCTGGTTGTCTTCCCTGATTCAGAAAACGATGGAGTTGTTCAAGGGACCTCGTACAGCCGGAACCTATTATCCAATGGGTATCGTGCTCGGGTTTCTGCCTTGCGGTTTGACTTACACGGCTCTTCTTGCGGCAGCAAGAGCTTCCATGGAAGCCGAAAATCACCTGACAGGCATGCTTCAGGGTGCTTTCATGCTGTTTTTCTTCGGGCTCGGTACAGCCCCTGCACTCTTGCTTGTCGGCAGGGTTATCAATTATGTTGGTGCCAAAGCCCGTGACAAGCTCTACAAACTCGCCAGTCTGATCATGATTTTAACCGGAGTGTACTTCGTGGTGAAGGTGCTTTAG
- the tsaA gene encoding tRNA (N6-threonylcarbamoyladenosine(37)-N6)-methyltransferase TrmO: MEHIGIIHTPYKTKEECPIQPLYSLGSFGRVEVFREYELGLRDVETFSHIYLLYLFDRAGKIDLVRSTFLGDTPRGIYASRHPCRPNGIGFSIVRLVSRNENVLTVERPDMLDGTPLLDIKPYIPKYDCISKASEGWTAGQKWRQKPQGRE; the protein is encoded by the coding sequence ATGGAACATATAGGTATTATACACACGCCATACAAGACCAAGGAGGAGTGTCCTATACAGCCTCTCTATTCTTTAGGTTCTTTTGGACGTGTTGAGGTGTTTAGGGAATACGAACTCGGTTTGAGAGATGTCGAAACTTTTTCCCACATCTATCTACTCTATCTTTTTGATCGGGCGGGAAAGATCGATCTGGTCCGGTCAACTTTTCTGGGGGATACACCACGTGGTATTTATGCATCGAGACACCCTTGCAGGCCGAATGGAATCGGTTTTTCCATAGTCAGGCTTGTGAGCCGAAATGAAAATGTTCTTACGGTCGAAAGGCCTGACATGCTTGACGGAACTCCACTTCTCGATATCAAGCCTTATATTCCCAAATATGACTGTATCAGTAAGGCTTCTGAAGGATGGACAGCCGGGCAAAAATGGCGACAAAAACCACAGGGTAGAGAGTAA
- a CDS encoding GNAT family N-acetyltransferase has translation MYTHRPLQKKDLKCICAFPQSAEELFYMFPKARYPLTPEQLFDAVRNRRDPLVALVNNVIAGYGNFIEVGRGGHCSIGNLIIEPAHRGKGVASYLVGTFVDMAFQRYAASYVRISCFCHNVAGLLLYYKLGFRPVDLEEREGPDSERVALIHMHLNREDSVEQGVFQESC, from the coding sequence ATGTATACGCATAGGCCTCTGCAAAAAAAGGATTTGAAGTGTATTTGTGCTTTCCCTCAGTCTGCTGAAGAGCTGTTCTATATGTTTCCGAAGGCACGCTATCCTTTGACGCCTGAACAGCTGTTTGATGCAGTCCGAAACAGGCGTGATCCTTTAGTCGCGCTCGTAAACAACGTTATCGCCGGTTACGGGAATTTTATCGAGGTGGGTCGAGGAGGTCATTGTTCAATAGGAAACCTTATCATCGAACCTGCGCATAGAGGTAAAGGAGTTGCCTCCTATCTCGTCGGCACATTTGTCGACATGGCTTTTCAGCGCTATGCGGCAAGCTATGTGCGTATATCCTGTTTCTGCCATAATGTTGCGGGGCTGTTGCTGTATTACAAATTGGGATTCAGGCCTGTGGACCTTGAGGAGCGAGAAGGTCCGGATAGCGAACGTGTGGCATTGATTCATATGCATTTGAATCGTGAAGACAGCGTCGAGCAAGGTGTTTTTCAGGAATCCTGTTAA
- the yrfG gene encoding GMP/IMP nucleotidase — protein MKHMHIPMQEISHILLDMDGTLLDLYFDDYFWGHHVPEKYAEKHSISFGSAKEILLAKYKSHEKTLNWCDIDFWSKELYLDIPSLKEEINHLIDVHPHVFEFLTLMREQGKKIFLLTNAHVKAVEIKFRKTQIGKYFDEVLSSFHVGHPKEDLSFWHKAEEKLKFDKERSLFIDDTEDVLKTAKEYGIRHLLFKARASSMSEPKKTEHFPVIHDFRELM, from the coding sequence ATGAAGCATATGCATATCCCGATGCAGGAGATCTCTCACATTCTGCTCGATATGGACGGTACGCTGCTCGACCTGTATTTCGATGATTATTTCTGGGGACATCATGTGCCTGAAAAGTATGCTGAAAAGCACAGTATTTCCTTTGGCTCTGCGAAGGAAATACTGCTTGCCAAGTACAAGTCACATGAAAAAACCCTGAACTGGTGTGATATCGACTTCTGGTCAAAAGAGCTTTATCTCGATATCCCCTCCCTTAAAGAAGAGATAAACCACCTTATCGATGTCCATCCACATGTCTTCGAATTTCTCACACTTATGCGAGAACAGGGGAAAAAAATATTTCTGCTGACCAACGCTCACGTCAAGGCAGTTGAAATCAAGTTCAGAAAAACACAAATCGGGAAATACTTTGACGAGGTACTCAGTTCTTTCCACGTCGGACACCCTAAAGAAGACCTGAGTTTCTGGCACAAGGCAGAAGAAAAACTCAAATTCGACAAGGAGCGATCACTGTTCATCGACGATACGGAAGATGTACTGAAAACAGCAAAGGAGTACGGAATCCGCCACCTCTTGTTCAAGGCAAGAGCCAGCTCGATGAGCGAACCGAAAAAAACCGAGCATTTCCCGGTTATTCATGATTTCAGGGAACTGATGTAG
- a CDS encoding phosphoglycerate dehydrogenase: protein MFKILTLNNISVAGLNRLPRDKYEVASEIMHPDAILLRSFKMHEMEIPKTLKAVGRAGAGINNIPVEKLTSMGIPVFNTPGANANAVKELVVAALLIASRNLTQAWDYARNLEGDDASIAKAVEAGKKKYAGTELPGKTLGVIGLGAIGGRIANAVIGLGMKVIGYDPTVTIQHAWNLSAEVQRALSFEELLSEADYITFHVPLIDATKNMLNAERIKHMKNNAIVLNFARGGIVDDDAVIKALDEEKLYAYINDFPTNENKNHPRVVSLPHLGASTFEAEENCAVMVADQIQDYLENGNITNSVNFPEMKMPRAGASRITISNSNVPNMVGQITSVLADSGINIVDMLNKSRGDIAYNLVDLGTGADEEVVNKIKQIEGVLAVRII, encoded by the coding sequence ATGTTCAAGATCTTAACGTTAAACAACATTTCCGTTGCCGGGCTAAACCGTTTGCCACGGGATAAATACGAGGTTGCTTCTGAAATCATGCATCCGGACGCCATACTGCTGCGCTCCTTCAAAATGCACGAGATGGAAATCCCCAAAACCCTCAAGGCAGTCGGTCGCGCAGGAGCAGGAATCAATAATATTCCGGTGGAAAAACTTACAAGCATGGGTATTCCCGTTTTCAACACACCGGGAGCGAATGCCAATGCTGTCAAGGAACTGGTCGTCGCAGCATTGTTGATCGCCAGCCGCAACCTCACCCAGGCCTGGGATTATGCCCGAAACCTGGAAGGAGATGATGCGTCAATCGCTAAAGCAGTTGAAGCAGGAAAGAAGAAATACGCCGGCACCGAGTTGCCGGGAAAAACACTCGGCGTTATAGGCCTTGGAGCTATCGGCGGAAGAATTGCAAATGCGGTTATCGGACTTGGCATGAAGGTTATCGGTTACGATCCAACCGTCACTATCCAGCATGCCTGGAATCTTTCTGCAGAAGTCCAGCGAGCTCTCAGTTTCGAAGAGCTTCTGTCGGAAGCAGACTATATCACCTTCCATGTCCCTCTCATCGATGCAACAAAAAACATGCTTAATGCTGAACGTATCAAGCATATGAAGAACAACGCAATTGTTCTTAACTTCGCACGTGGAGGAATTGTCGATGACGATGCGGTAATCAAAGCACTCGACGAGGAAAAACTATACGCCTATATCAACGATTTTCCGACGAATGAAAACAAAAACCACCCCCGAGTTGTTTCACTGCCGCATCTCGGGGCATCAACATTCGAGGCGGAGGAAAACTGTGCCGTCATGGTTGCCGATCAGATCCAGGACTATCTTGAAAACGGCAACATCACCAACTCGGTAAACTTTCCTGAAATGAAAATGCCAAGGGCGGGAGCATCGAGAATAACGATCTCCAACTCGAATGTTCCGAACATGGTTGGCCAGATCACTTCAGTGCTTGCCGACTCCGGCATCAATATTGTCGACATGCTGAACAAATCCCGCGGGGATATCGCCTACAACCTGGTTGACCTCGGAACAGGAGCAGATGAAGAAGTAGTGAACAAGATCAAGCAAATAGAGGGTGTACTGGCAGTAAGGATAATCTGA
- the serC gene encoding 3-phosphoserine/phosphohydroxythreonine transaminase, whose translation MTRNFNFSAGPAMLPTAVIERAREEMLDWNGSGMSVMEMSHRGKEFVSIAEKAEADLREILTIPQNYKVLFLQGGASSQFAMIPLNLLKDKKKADYINTGMWSKKAIAEAKRFCEVSLAGDTSENNFTTVPDQRSLVLDPDAAYVHYTPNETIGGVEFDYVPETGDIPLVADMSSDILSRPIDVSKFGLIYAGAQKNIGPSGLTIVIIREDLIGNPADGIPTMFNYATHADAGSMYNTPPTYNWYVAGLVFEWIKDQGGLSAMAEINRRKAEKLYTAIDNSGFYANPVAENARSWMNIPFTLADPGMDAEFLSGATQRGLLTLKGHRSVGGMRASIYNAMPEEGVDTLISYMQEFEQKNG comes from the coding sequence ATGACCAGAAACTTCAATTTCAGTGCTGGACCGGCGATGCTGCCAACCGCAGTTATCGAGCGTGCCCGGGAAGAAATGCTGGACTGGAATGGTTCAGGAATGTCTGTAATGGAAATGAGCCATAGAGGCAAGGAGTTCGTCTCTATCGCGGAAAAAGCTGAAGCTGATCTTCGTGAAATATTGACTATTCCGCAAAATTATAAAGTGCTTTTCCTTCAGGGGGGGGCCTCCAGCCAGTTCGCGATGATTCCCCTCAACCTGCTGAAAGACAAAAAGAAAGCTGACTATATCAATACGGGCATGTGGTCAAAAAAAGCGATCGCCGAGGCCAAACGTTTCTGCGAAGTGAGTCTTGCCGGTGACACCTCAGAGAACAATTTCACGACCGTACCCGATCAGCGCAGCCTGGTCCTTGATCCCGATGCTGCTTATGTCCATTACACTCCTAACGAAACCATAGGCGGTGTCGAATTCGACTATGTCCCTGAAACAGGAGATATCCCACTGGTAGCAGACATGTCTTCCGATATCCTTTCACGCCCTATCGACGTTTCAAAGTTTGGACTCATTTATGCCGGTGCCCAGAAAAACATCGGTCCTTCCGGGCTGACCATCGTTATCATTCGTGAAGACCTGATCGGCAATCCCGCCGATGGAATACCGACGATGTTCAATTATGCCACTCATGCCGATGCCGGCTCTATGTACAATACACCACCCACCTACAACTGGTATGTCGCCGGGCTGGTTTTTGAATGGATCAAAGACCAGGGAGGACTTTCTGCAATGGCGGAAATAAACCGGAGGAAAGCCGAGAAACTGTACACAGCTATCGATAACTCGGGATTTTATGCAAACCCTGTTGCAGAAAATGCCCGTTCCTGGATGAATATTCCTTTCACGCTGGCCGACCCCGGCATGGATGCAGAATTCCTTTCAGGAGCCACACAAAGAGGACTGCTCACGCTGAAAGGCCACCGTTCCGTAGGAGGCATGCGCGCAAGTATTTACAATGCTATGCCTGAGGAAGGTGTCGATACACTGATCTCTTACATGCAGGAATTCGAACAAAAAAACGGTTAA
- a CDS encoding class I SAM-dependent methyltransferase yields the protein MLEENRFEERYAKGEIPWDLGRVDANLVAMVEKMPIAGCRALDLGCGTGDNSIWLARQAFDVTGVDISTLAIKQARSKALQNGVECRFVVADFLKERVGEAPFDFVFDRGCFHSLDSQQQHALFAQNVSIHLDHEGVWLSLIASTDAPQRDPGPPRLSAAEIAIAVEPFFEILSLVSGNLDSNRSDPVRCWVCVMKKRGG from the coding sequence ATGTTGGAAGAAAACCGTTTTGAAGAAAGGTATGCAAAAGGTGAAATCCCCTGGGATTTAGGTAGGGTGGATGCCAATCTTGTGGCCATGGTAGAGAAGATGCCGATAGCAGGTTGCCGGGCGCTTGATCTCGGCTGTGGTACCGGTGATAATTCCATATGGCTTGCTCGCCAGGCCTTTGATGTTACGGGGGTTGATATTTCAACTCTGGCGATAAAACAAGCACGAAGCAAAGCTTTGCAGAACGGTGTCGAATGCAGGTTTGTTGTTGCTGACTTTCTGAAAGAGCGGGTCGGTGAAGCTCCTTTTGATTTTGTTTTTGACAGAGGTTGTTTTCATTCGCTCGACTCTCAGCAACAGCATGCATTATTTGCTCAAAACGTCAGTATTCATCTCGATCATGAGGGAGTGTGGCTCAGTCTTATTGCCAGCACCGATGCTCCGCAACGGGATCCTGGGCCTCCAAGGCTTTCAGCAGCGGAAATCGCGATAGCGGTCGAGCCTTTTTTTGAGATACTTTCTCTTGTGTCGGGAAATCTGGATTCCAACCGTTCTGACCCCGTAAGGTGCTGGGTGTGTGTGATGAAGAAGAGAGGGGGCTGA
- a CDS encoding HTH domain-containing protein: protein MDAKDTVLEIMNKQGKPLSAGQIAEISNLDRKQVDKAMKTLKEEKLIVSPKRCYWEPKK from the coding sequence ATGGATGCAAAAGATACTGTTCTGGAAATCATGAACAAACAGGGAAAACCACTCAGTGCCGGGCAAATTGCTGAAATCAGCAACCTGGACCGCAAACAGGTTGACAAGGCAATGAAGACATTAAAAGAGGAAAAGCTGATAGTTTCTCCAAAGAGATGTTACTGGGAGCCAAAAAAATAA
- a CDS encoding fibrobacter succinogenes major paralogous domain-containing protein, with product MNRFLCRSMLSICTVFLLLMTSSCTREQVTEQKAAEPVTDVDGNEYKAVHIGDQVWMAQNLSVTHYRNGDPIPQVTDEEEWIKLETGAWCYYNNDPETGAVYGKLYNWYAVNDPRGLAPEGWHIPSDEEWAAMEMQLGMDSAEIKDVEFRGREAGVGSKLKEAGTDHWKGQNADATNETGFSALAGGYRDNDGPFCFFGKYGSFWTSSKAADGNRVLFRGVTSTEPGVYRFSFNQKCGFSVRCVKD from the coding sequence ATGAACCGTTTTTTGTGCCGTTCGATGCTTTCGATATGTACCGTTTTTTTGTTACTGATGACAAGCAGTTGTACCAGAGAACAGGTCACTGAGCAGAAAGCGGCTGAACCTGTAACCGATGTTGATGGGAATGAATATAAAGCAGTGCATATAGGTGATCAGGTGTGGATGGCTCAAAATCTTTCGGTTACGCATTACCGTAATGGCGATCCGATACCGCAGGTGACGGACGAAGAGGAGTGGATCAAGCTTGAAACAGGAGCATGGTGTTACTATAACAACGATCCCGAAACCGGAGCAGTTTACGGGAAACTCTATAACTGGTATGCCGTTAACGATCCCCGTGGTCTTGCTCCCGAAGGGTGGCATATACCCTCTGACGAGGAGTGGGCGGCAATGGAGATGCAACTTGGGATGGACAGCGCTGAGATAAAAGATGTTGAATTTCGGGGGAGAGAGGCTGGTGTCGGCAGCAAGCTGAAAGAGGCCGGAACCGACCATTGGAAAGGTCAAAACGCTGATGCAACCAATGAAACTGGTTTTTCAGCTCTTGCCGGGGGTTATCGGGATAACGATGGTCCGTTCTGTTTCTTTGGAAAATACGGTTCTTTCTGGACCTCATCGAAGGCTGCAGACGGTAATCGTGTTTTATTCAGGGGAGTGACTTCGACAGAGCCGGGTGTCTATCGTTTCAGCTTCAATCAGAAATGCGGTTTTTCGGTACGCTGCGTGAAGGATTAA
- a CDS encoding PPC domain-containing DNA-binding protein, which translates to MSRIHKVASRSLHMGKLKRGDDLLGAISVICRENNIRLGRVEAIGAVEKATLGYYDQTHKEYDFFTIDAPHEITSLIGNVSLRDGVPMVHAHLTLSDEKGNVKGGHLAPGTIVFACETVIEAFEGLAFNRIIDEDTGLPLWQL; encoded by the coding sequence ATGTCAAGAATACACAAAGTCGCTTCCAGATCACTCCATATGGGCAAGCTCAAACGGGGAGACGATCTTCTCGGAGCCATAAGTGTTATTTGCAGGGAAAACAATATCCGTCTCGGCAGGGTGGAAGCAATTGGAGCCGTTGAAAAAGCAACACTTGGTTATTACGACCAGACACACAAAGAATATGACTTTTTCACAATCGACGCTCCCCATGAAATCACGTCACTGATAGGCAACGTCTCCTTGCGTGATGGTGTACCGATGGTTCATGCCCACCTGACGCTTTCAGACGAAAAAGGTAATGTAAAGGGCGGTCACCTCGCTCCTGGCACCATAGTGTTTGCATGCGAAACTGTGATCGAAGCTTTCGAGGGGCTTGCTTTCAACAGAATCATCGATGAAGATACCGGCCTTCCGCTGTGGCAATTGTAG
- a CDS encoding fibrobacter succinogenes major paralogous domain-containing protein, translating into MPKQTLSAYSSVAIGSQVWMDSNLQVTCYRNGDPIPQVENPRKWSNSTTGAMCQYEGEKGYSKNFGYLYNGHAVNDPRGLAPEGWRIPEDSDWQKLIDFLGGNDRAGGAMKHEGVKYWKRPNSGATNSNGFSALPAGFRSLYGDFRHLGLYSYFWSSTSFNNNCTSIKVLGYFDSKVIHTGGPAESGYSVRCIKC; encoded by the coding sequence ATGCCAAAGCAGACGCTTTCAGCCTACTCTTCCGTAGCAATCGGTTCGCAGGTATGGATGGATTCAAACCTGCAGGTAACCTGCTACAGGAACGGTGACCCAATACCCCAGGTTGAAAACCCTCGTAAGTGGAGTAATTCGACAACAGGCGCCATGTGCCAGTATGAAGGGGAAAAAGGGTATAGTAAGAATTTCGGCTATTTGTACAACGGGCATGCTGTCAATGACCCCAGAGGGTTGGCACCCGAGGGATGGCGTATTCCTGAAGATTCTGACTGGCAGAAACTGATTGACTTTCTCGGCGGTAACGACAGAGCTGGCGGAGCCATGAAACATGAAGGAGTCAAGTACTGGAAAAGACCCAACAGCGGAGCTACAAACAGCAACGGATTTTCTGCTCTACCCGCTGGTTTTCGCAGTCTTTACGGGGACTTTCGCCACCTAGGACTTTATAGTTACTTCTGGTCCTCCACATCTTTCAATAACAATTGCACATCAATAAAAGTCCTTGGGTATTTCGATTCCAAGGTCATTCATACAGGTGGCCCGGCTGAAAGCGGCTATTCTGTCCGCTGTATCAAGTGTTGA